The Amycolatopsis viridis genome window below encodes:
- a CDS encoding DUF3618 domain-containing protein, producing the protein MSTDPDRLRQEIEGTQQNLGRDVDALAEKVTPSRVVQRRVHHARGLAQNLKERVMGSTSSGVQAATDRMHQAADTATSSVSEGIQEAPQTVRRQTEGNPLAAGLIAFGAGWLVSSLFPASRPERELGGQVKDTAQGMAGPLGSAAQDMKENLRGPAQQAVESVKSTAGDAASTVADETKSAAQDVKETAQNR; encoded by the coding sequence CCGGATCGCCTTCGGCAGGAAATCGAAGGCACCCAACAGAATCTCGGCCGGGACGTGGACGCGCTGGCCGAGAAGGTCACGCCGAGCCGCGTCGTGCAGCGGCGGGTGCACCACGCCCGCGGTCTGGCGCAGAACCTGAAGGAGCGGGTGATGGGCAGCACTTCCAGCGGCGTGCAAGCGGCCACCGACCGGATGCACCAGGCGGCGGACACCGCGACGTCCTCGGTTTCGGAGGGAATCCAGGAGGCACCGCAGACCGTGCGGCGCCAGACCGAGGGCAACCCGCTGGCGGCGGGGCTGATCGCGTTCGGCGCGGGGTGGCTCGTGTCGTCGTTGTTCCCGGCCAGCCGCCCGGAGCGGGAGCTGGGCGGGCAGGTCAAGGACACGGCGCAGGGCATGGCGGGGCCGCTCGGTTCCGCGGCGCAGGACATGAAGGAGAACCTGCGCGGCCCGGCGCAGCAGGCGGTCGAGTCGGTGAAGTCCACCGCCGGTGACGCGGCCTCGACCGTGGCGGACGAGACCAAGTCCGCCGCGCAGGACGTGAAGGAGACGGCGCAGAACCGTTAG
- a CDS encoding TetR/AcrR family transcriptional regulator, whose amino-acid sequence MGTSTARTTAADRVRAAAVDLFFEQGYGRTSVRHITAALRLTSGALYNHYRSKEELLYSIVSRTHADAERVTADAILRAGDDPARQLAEVARALTTFSATYRKETSISHAEWRNLPEPQAAEMRGSRLRLGHLVERLLERGIRTGVFQGTADNGLLAKMLLSTWTEVGRWYHPGGHLSVSNLADEYALLALRTAGAAAPISVERFAPA is encoded by the coding sequence ATGGGGACCTCCACAGCGCGCACCACCGCGGCCGACCGCGTCCGTGCGGCGGCGGTCGACCTGTTCTTCGAGCAGGGCTACGGCCGCACCAGCGTCCGGCACATCACGGCGGCGCTGCGGCTCACCTCGGGCGCGCTCTACAACCACTACCGCTCGAAGGAAGAACTGCTCTACTCCATCGTGTCGCGCACCCACGCCGATGCCGAGCGCGTCACCGCCGACGCGATCCTGCGCGCGGGGGACGACCCGGCCCGTCAGCTCGCGGAAGTGGCCCGGGCGCTGACCACGTTCTCGGCCACCTACCGCAAGGAAACCTCGATCAGCCACGCGGAGTGGCGCAACCTGCCCGAGCCGCAGGCAGCCGAGATGCGGGGCAGCCGCCTGCGGCTCGGTCACCTCGTCGAGCGGCTGCTGGAACGCGGGATCCGCACCGGCGTGTTCCAGGGCACGGCCGACAACGGCCTGCTCGCGAAGATGCTGCTGAGCACGTGGACCGAGGTGGGCCGCTGGTACCACCCCGGCGGCCACCTCAGCGTCTCGAACCTCGCGGACGAATACGCCCTGCTCGCGCTGCGCACGGCCGGTGCGGCCGCGCCCATCAGTGTTGAGCGATTCGCTCCTGCTTGA
- a CDS encoding AMP-binding protein codes for MDEMDWWSSTVPEPEQCVLGPLLHRHARERGDAVHAVFQDGSRWTYAETWRAANAVARQLAALGVQPGDRVLSWLPNGPDALRVWYGANLLGAIYMPLNPAYRGGLLQHAIRLSGARVMVAHPDLVPRLATLEGGQLDHVVPLTKKDWTDDGPDVVPVETVQPWDPYAIILTSGTTGPSKGVVCSYAHVATTAAAAFDERFGSEDRYMINLPLFHAGGTIGCYAALLKGASIAVVDRFDTGRFWDLVRTTGTTHVTLLGVMATFLAKQPPAPGDRDHPLRHVFMVPLNDDVAGFAARFGVRVTALFNMTETSIPIISEDDPTTPATCGRVRRGVQARLVDEFDREVPDGTVGELVLRTDRPWAMNSGYWGMPEATARAWRNGWFHTGDAFRRSPDGEYFFVDRVKDAIRRRGENISSFDVEAEILAHPAVREAAVVAVPSPHGEDDVLAVVAPVDGATVDPAELLAFLSDRMAHFMVPRYIRVLDELPKTPTSKIEKHRLRSAGVTTDTWDREAVGLRVKQERIAQH; via the coding sequence ATGGACGAGATGGACTGGTGGAGTTCGACCGTGCCCGAGCCGGAGCAGTGCGTGCTGGGGCCGCTGTTGCACCGGCACGCGCGGGAGCGCGGGGACGCCGTCCACGCGGTGTTCCAGGACGGCAGCCGCTGGACCTACGCCGAGACCTGGCGCGCCGCGAACGCCGTGGCCCGGCAGCTGGCCGCGCTGGGTGTCCAGCCCGGTGACCGGGTCCTGTCCTGGCTGCCGAACGGGCCGGACGCGCTGCGCGTCTGGTACGGGGCGAACCTGCTCGGCGCCATCTACATGCCGCTGAACCCGGCCTACCGGGGTGGTCTGCTCCAGCACGCGATCCGGTTGTCCGGTGCGCGCGTGATGGTCGCCCACCCGGACCTGGTGCCGCGTCTGGCCACATTGGAGGGTGGCCAGCTGGACCACGTCGTGCCGCTGACCAAGAAGGACTGGACGGACGACGGCCCGGACGTGGTGCCCGTGGAAACGGTCCAGCCGTGGGACCCCTACGCGATCATCCTGACCAGCGGTACCACCGGACCGTCGAAGGGCGTGGTGTGTTCCTACGCGCACGTCGCGACGACCGCGGCCGCGGCGTTCGACGAGCGGTTCGGCAGCGAGGACCGGTACATGATCAACCTGCCGCTGTTCCACGCCGGCGGCACGATCGGCTGCTACGCAGCCCTGCTGAAGGGTGCGTCGATCGCGGTCGTCGACCGGTTCGACACCGGCCGGTTCTGGGACCTGGTGCGCACCACCGGGACCACCCACGTGACGCTGCTCGGCGTGATGGCGACCTTCCTCGCCAAGCAGCCGCCCGCGCCCGGCGACCGCGACCACCCGCTGCGGCACGTCTTCATGGTGCCGCTGAACGACGACGTGGCGGGTTTCGCCGCGCGCTTCGGGGTGCGGGTGACCGCCCTGTTCAATATGACCGAGACGTCGATCCCGATCATTTCCGAGGACGATCCGACGACCCCCGCGACGTGCGGCCGGGTCCGCCGCGGTGTGCAGGCGCGGCTCGTCGACGAGTTCGACCGGGAGGTCCCCGACGGGACGGTGGGCGAGCTGGTGCTGCGCACCGACCGGCCGTGGGCGATGAACTCCGGCTACTGGGGCATGCCGGAGGCGACGGCACGAGCGTGGCGGAACGGCTGGTTCCACACCGGCGACGCCTTCCGCCGCAGCCCCGACGGCGAGTACTTCTTCGTCGACCGGGTCAAGGACGCGATCCGGCGGCGCGGCGAGAACATCTCCTCGTTCGACGTGGAGGCGGAGATCCTGGCCCATCCGGCGGTGCGGGAAGCGGCGGTCGTCGCGGTGCCCAGCCCGCACGGCGAGGACGACGTGTTGGCCGTCGTCGCACCGGTCGACGGGGCCACCGTCGATCCGGCCGAGCTGCTGGCGTTCCTGTCCGACCGGATGGCGCACTTCATGGTGCCGCGGTACATCCGGGTGCTCGACGAGCTGCCCAAGACGCCCACGAGCAAGATCGAGAAGCATCGGTTGCGGTCGGCCGGCGTCACCACCGACACGTGGGATCGGGAGGCCGTCGGTCTCCGCGTCAAGCAGGAGCGAATCGCTCAACACTGA
- a CDS encoding ABC transporter ATP-binding protein: MDPLLELSGVTAGYGSAIVVEDVALAVEPGQVCALVGANGAGKSTLLATISGLRRAHRGRITFDGTDLSRAAPETVVRHGLGHVAQGRRIFRGMTVRENLDLGLWRSGLGKTEQRDRLDWVLGLFPFLRARMSAQAEVLSGGEQQMLVIGQALMRKPRLLLLDEPSLGLAPVMVDRVFDTIEVLRGEGLSLLLVEQVVERALSIADRGFVMQNGRIVAEGPGPDLLRGPALRQAYLGAFAGGSPSSDPADSTEVRQ; this comes from the coding sequence ATGGATCCACTCCTCGAACTGTCCGGCGTCACCGCGGGTTACGGCTCGGCGATCGTCGTCGAGGACGTCGCTCTGGCCGTGGAACCGGGTCAGGTCTGCGCGCTCGTCGGGGCGAACGGAGCGGGCAAGAGCACCTTGCTCGCCACGATCTCCGGCCTGCGGCGTGCCCACCGGGGCCGGATCACCTTCGACGGCACGGACCTCAGCCGTGCCGCGCCGGAGACCGTGGTGCGGCACGGGCTCGGTCACGTCGCGCAGGGACGGCGGATCTTCCGCGGGATGACCGTGCGGGAGAACCTCGACCTCGGCCTGTGGCGGTCCGGGCTCGGCAAGACCGAGCAGCGGGACCGGCTGGACTGGGTGCTGGGGCTGTTCCCGTTCCTGCGGGCCCGGATGTCCGCGCAGGCGGAGGTGCTCAGCGGCGGCGAGCAGCAGATGCTGGTCATCGGGCAGGCGCTGATGCGCAAGCCGCGGCTGCTGCTGCTCGACGAACCGTCCCTCGGGCTGGCACCGGTGATGGTCGACCGCGTCTTCGACACCATCGAGGTGCTGCGCGGTGAAGGGCTGAGCCTGCTGCTGGTGGAGCAGGTGGTCGAGCGGGCGCTGAGCATCGCCGACCGGGGCTTCGTGATGCAGAACGGCCGGATCGTGGCCGAGGGACCCGGGCCGGACCTGCTCCGGGGACCCGCCTTGCGCCAGGCGTACCTGGGCGCGTTCGCTGGGGGGAGCCCGTCCAGCGACCCCGCTGATTCGACGGAAGTGAGGCAGTGA